The window GCGTGTGTGCAGCGCGATCGCGGCGGCATTGCGATCGTCCTCTCGCAGACCGAACCACGCGGCGACACGTTCCGTGGCCGCACCGCAGCGCTCGCCGCCTGCCGCGTCATCATCGTGAGCGATCAGAGCTTATCCGTGGCGGCGCAACCGTGCTGCGACGAATTCCGAGAGTGTCTTCCCGGCCCGCTTGGCGTCGCGCCGGACGCTCTCGAGCAGCTTCGGTGGCAATCGTAACGTGATCGGCTTGTTGCCCGTGGATGGCCGGCCAGCTCCCGCCCGCGAACCCCCATGACCGGGAAGAATCTCCTTCCCGACACGCCGACCGATCTTGATCGGTTCATCGCTGTATACGATTCGCTTGCTCATAGAACAGCTTGCCCTTTCTCCAGTAGCCCGCACCGATGATCCGGATGCGGTCGCTCCGGATCACAAAGCGGACCGTCAAAATGCCGCCGCCCACGCGCCCAAAGGCAAAGAAACGAGCCTCGGACCGGCTATGGGTCGCATCTTCGGCGAGCACGATCCGGGGATCATCGAACACCTGCTTCGCGAGCTCGAAGGAGACGCCGTGCTTGGTGAGGTTTTCCCGGGCCTTCTTCGGGTCCCACTCGAACTCCACCGCGGTACGATAGCCGACGGTTCTCGATTGTCAACGTCGTAATTCAAGTTCGGTCCGACCAAACCTCCCCATCTCATTCCCCATGTCACCGAGCTTCTCGGCTGACGCGATATCGCCACCCACGCGACGGTGCCCAACCGAAGGACGGATGGGTGGGCACGGCTCCGGCCGATCGAGAAGGCGGCGATCGCGGTTGCCGATCACTGCTGCGGCTGTACTCCACGCTCGAGTCGACCGCGATCACCGGCGCGTCTGCTCCAGCGTCTCGCGGACGACGTCATCGGTCAGCGGAGGAAGCTTCTCCTTCGGGACCGTGGTCACGCCACTGGCGCGTCGCACCAGCGACATCGGGAGAACCCATGCTTCATCATCGTTCATCGGCCTGGCTCGTCGGAGCGACCGTCGCGATGCTGCTCTCCTGCCCCTTCACGGCTCGCGCTGCGCTCATGGGCGACCTCGACCCGACCTTCGGCGACGACGGCGTCGGCGTCGTCGCGATTCCGCCGGTGTCGTCGTTCGACGACCTCTACGCCGTGACGCTCCAACCCGACGGGAAGATCGTCGCGGTCGGCCGCGTCGATTTCGGGAACGACGATGTCGCGGTCATCCGCCTCCACGCGGACGGCACGCTCGACGACTCGTTCAGCGGCGACGGGATCGCAATCACGTCGGTCGGCAGCGGTAACGCCCGTGGATCCGACGTGATCGTGCAGGCCGACGGAGCGATCGTCGTGACGGGCCGCGCGGTCGGCGCGTCGGGTGGCACCGACGTCCTTCTGATCCGCTATCTCGACAACGGCACGCTCGACGGCACCTTCGGTACGGGCGGCATCGTCCTCACCAACGTCGCGGGCGGGACCCAGAGCGACAACGGCATCGGCATCGTCCAGCAGCCGGACGGGAAGCTCGTCGTCGCCGGCAACGGCTTTCCCGGCGGCGTGTCGCAGCTCCACGTCCTCCGCTACCTCTCGAACGGCGCGCTCGATCCGGACTTCGGGACGGGCGGCGTCGTCGCCGAGCCGGCCGGCGCGTTCTACGCGAGCAAGCTCACGCTACTGCCGAGCGGGAAGATCCTCGCCGTCGGCTCCTGTCTCGTCGGCGGCTGCCTCGTGCGGTACCTCGACGACGGCTCGCTCGACACGACCTTCGGACCCTTGAACGACGGCGTCAGCGCGGGCGGCCGCGGGCGTGACGACCTCTGGGTGCAGCCCGACGGCAAGATCGTCGGCGTGGGGCCGAGCGGCTCCCGTGGGGCCGGGCTCACGCGCTGGAACGCGGACGGTACGCCCGACACCAGCTTCGGTCTCGATGGAAGCGTGTACGAAGATCCCGAAGGGGAGCGCGGCTTCGGCGACCAGGACACCTACGCGATCGCCGGCCAATCGGACGGCAAGATCCTCGTCAACAGCCAGACGCTCGTGCCCGTGATCGACGAGTTCGGCGACCTCGTCTTCGGACGGGCGGCGACGGCCGTGCGCTTCAATGCGGATGGCGCGATCGACCAGAGCTTCGGCCCCTTCGGCGACGGCGTGTCGATGGGCGCCGTGCCCTTGACGTTCGGCGACGACTACCTGAACCAGGGCGACTTCAACGACCTCGTGATCGACACCGACGGACGTCTGCTCGGCGTCGGGCTCGCCGACGTGCGGACCATCGGGACGGGATTCGACCGCATGTTCGCCCTCGCGCGCTACGATCTCGCGGGCTGCAGCGGTGTCGCCAGGCCGACGCTCACGGTGAACAACCTCCTTGCCCCGGCAGGCAACGAGAAGCTCCAGCTCGCCGGCACGGTGACCGTGCCAACGACGCCCGCGCTCGATCCGGTCGCGAACGGGCTCCGCATCCACTTCACTGACCTCGCCGGGGGCACGTACATCGACGTCCCGATCCCACCCGGCGCCGGTTGGAAGAGCAGCGGCCAGCCCGGCACGCATTGGACCTACAAGAACAAGCTCGGCCTCCAGGGCCTCACCAAGGTCGACGTGAAGCAGGACAAAGTCCCCGGGCGCTACAAGATCAAGGTCCAGGGGAAGAACGCGGACTTCATGGACCTCACCCAAGGGGTGAATGGCGACCTCTTGATCACCGTCACCTTCGACGTCGCGGCGATGCCGCCGACCCAGTGCGCTGGCTTCCAGTGGCCGGGCCTGCCGCTCACGATACGTGCGTGCGAGGAAAACGCGAGCGGCAAGACGCTCAAG is drawn from Deltaproteobacteria bacterium and contains these coding sequences:
- a CDS encoding BrnT family toxin, giving the protein MEFEWDPKKARENLTKHGVSFELAKQVFDDPRIVLAEDATHSRSEARFFAFGRVGGGILTVRFVIRSDRIRIIGAGYWRKGKLFYEQANRIQR